The Actinomycetes bacterium region CGGGCTCGGGGATCAGCCGGCTGAAGAGCCGGTCCGGCAGCTGCTGGCCGTAGACGTTGGCCACGTCGGTGCGCAGCACCAGCGCGGGGCGCGACCTGCCGGGGATCTCCTGCAGCAACCGCGCCTGACCCTGCGAGAGCTGGATCGCGTCCGGGCCGGCCGCGGCCAGCGTGCGCACCGCTGCACCGAGGTCCTCGATGCCGGCCAGGAAGGACGCCTCGCCGAAGAACCCGTGGTCGACCGCGATGTCGAAGCAGCGCCCCGACTCGGCGTCGAAGAGCCGGGACAGGCGGATGGCGACGTCGGTCACCGGACCTCCACGTGCCTAGACAACCCGTTGACGAAGGTTATTGCGGAGACCTAGCGTGCGCGCGACCGGCCGCCACTGCGGTCGGTGACGGGGGAGGAGGGCTCAGGTGTCCGACGACCTCGCCAGCTCACTGCCACCGGTCCTGCTGCCGACCAACCAGTTCCCGCACTTCTACCGCGGCGGCGACCGGATCGGCGCGCTGCGCGGCGGCCCCGGCGGTCCGATGCGCCCCGAGGAGTGGATCGGCTCGACGGTCACCCGCTTCGGTGAGGAGCTGTCCGGGCTGACGGGACTGTCGCGGCTG contains the following coding sequences:
- a CDS encoding aldolase produces the protein MTDVAIRLSRLFDAESGRCFDIAVDHGFFGEASFLAGIEDLGAAVRTLAAAGPDAIQLSQGQARLLQEIPGRSRPALVLRTDVANVYGQQLPDRLFSRLIPEPALTGVRLDAACVVVNLFDLPGRPEVREACVANVLTAKADCERYGMPLMVEPLVMKDA